Proteins encoded within one genomic window of Chrysiogenia bacterium:
- a CDS encoding PilZ domain-containing protein → MAQGMSADRRAKKRRQVHLRVDFKVGSYVGRAVTVDLSETGVFVNTNKLSPPGQEVALKIYFEEGSDPLKALGTIRRMVQPGEGSLVGVGIQFERIYAGSQRVLRSFLSDGMGVEIDESALGDVMTDDSGSRMSRYVFDKHGQIQHARLRHDAAEKTPARAQSDDLDVLKKFQFAPTLLKRIGWKPFAFAGAGFLFYLILTFVMEWLEKMQTR, encoded by the coding sequence ATGGCTCAGGGGATGTCAGCGGATCGGCGCGCCAAGAAGCGCCGCCAGGTTCACCTTCGCGTGGACTTCAAGGTAGGCAGCTACGTCGGCCGCGCGGTCACGGTCGATCTTTCCGAGACCGGCGTCTTCGTCAACACCAACAAGCTCTCGCCTCCCGGACAGGAAGTCGCGCTCAAGATCTATTTCGAAGAGGGCAGCGATCCGCTCAAGGCACTCGGTACGATCCGGCGCATGGTCCAGCCGGGTGAGGGTTCACTGGTCGGAGTGGGGATCCAGTTCGAGCGAATCTACGCGGGCTCGCAACGGGTTCTGCGTTCCTTCCTCTCGGACGGGATGGGCGTGGAGATCGATGAAAGCGCCCTCGGCGATGTGATGACCGACGACAGCGGCTCGCGCATGTCGCGGTACGTCTTCGACAAGCATGGCCAGATTCAGCACGCGCGACTTCGCCACGATGCTGCCGAAAAAACTCCGGCCAGGGCGCAGTCCGACGATCTCGATGTTCTCAAGAAGTTCCAGTTCGCACCGACCCTGCTCAAGCGGATCGGCTGGAAGCCCTTTGCCTTCGCAGGCGCGGGGTTTCTGTTTTATCTGATCTTGACGTTT